gctctgtgctgacagctcagagcctggagcctgcttcggattctgtgtctccctctctctctcagcccctcccccgctcgtgttctgtcactatctctctctcaaagataaataaacatttaaaaaaattttttttaaatcaacccAAGGAAGTACCTTCAAGAAATGGGATGGATCTTTAACAAATTAGTCACGCATCATCTGCCTGATTTGTACTCCAAGATGAGTATATAAACTCATGTCTAATGAGGATTTCTCTTCCAGGGCTTTCCCTGGGctttgaagatgagaaaaagaatggtGAGTTTTCTTGCATACACTTGATCTGTTCCTGCATCCCAAGTTTTCTGTCTGATCCTCTGAATTCTGGGAGGGCATTGGCAGTCATCACTTGGAAGATTCAGACTAACTCTGAATTCTTTCCAGAGACACTTACCAAACCCTACCTCAGTGCCTTGCCCAGCCCAGTGGTTGAACAGGGACATAACGTGACCTTGAGGTGCCTGGGTCACCGCCACAATGTGACATTCATGCTGGGGAAGCTGCAGGACTCTGGGTACAGACAGGAGCAGAGATCTGCAGGATATGAGGCTGAATTCCTCCTCACTCACCTGGAGCCAAAGGATGCTGGGACGTACTTTTGTGCCTACAAGACAATGGACTCCCAGGAGTGGTCAGAGGAGAGTGAACACCTGCAGCTGGAGGTCACAGGTGAGAAAGGCAGCTTCAGGTTTGCCCTTGAGGCACATATTCCTTTTCCTGTGATGGAACATGGCGGAGAGAAGAGTCCAGGAAACAAAAAGACAGCTGTGACCGCTTGAGTGTAGAGAATTAGGGGAAGGCGGGAATGGGAACTGAATTTGGTGACCAGTTCTCATCAGAGATTCCGAATGGGTATCAATGAGGTGGGTGTGGAGGGTGTTTTAGAATATAGGTattaacagaaaatttgaagTATGACCAAAGATGGAGATGTGATtgtcactggggaaaaaaaaaaagtgtttgttaGAGTTTCCAAGAGGGGGATGCCATGCAGGACCACACAGAGAAGCACCAGGGCTAgtcaggaagcagagggagggagaagatggGGCAGAAACCTTTACTGTGGTTTCTGTGGGAAGGAACAGGCTTAGGATTGGCTCTGGGGTATAGAGGCTGTCCCTGAGTGTCTCGTATCTGACCCTGGAGTCATTAGGGCAGGGGAATAGTGGTCCAGAGTGTGGGAGCCATAGAGGAGGTGGTCGAGAGTGTGAGTTCTGGATTGCTTGGGTTGCATTTGAGAGGCGTGCTTGAGGGGGAGCTGTCTCCTATCTCTAGGAAGTAGATACCCTGGGAGGAGAATATCTCCAGGGTCAGCAAGGTCCCAAAATGTCAAAGaatcaaatacagaaaataaaagacatggttAATACAGAGATGGGTAAGAATGTCCCCAGGGAAACCCCGGTCCTCCCCTTTACCCCCGTTGCTTTGTACTCTTCAGGATCAATCCTAAAACCTTCCCTCTTACTCAGCATAGATCCTGAGACAATTCCAGGTCACAGTGTGAGACTCTGATTCCATACAGCAGAACCAAATGTATGGATATTGTTCTGCTGAAAACGGTGATGGCAGAGCCACTACAAgttgagaaaataagaaaatccaaACTGAGCATCATGGCAGCATAAGACATCCCTCATTTTTGTACCAACCTTCCATGCCAACAACAGAAATGTGGCATCCATGCACAAACAAAAGTGCTTTTGTGGGAGTTGTGGGATCTGGCACCACACACCAAGGGACCCAAGAGGAGTCTCACCCACCCGTGAGTTGAGTAGTAGGCAGACAGACCTCAGTACCAGCTGTGGAACCTGCAGGAGACTGTAAATTATTTCCAGGTCCTATTGGCCATGGTCTGGAAGCACCTGGAGGTGTGATCAATAACTTATGGACAAGGGAACCTGTGTGGACATCTACaaaccaagactgaatcatgaagaaatggaaaatctgaacagatcaataaCAGATAAGGAGAGTGCCTCaaaaatcaaaaacctcccaatgaAGAAGAGCCCAGGACCAACCAGAAGGTTTCACTTATgaattccaccagacatttaaagaaaaaatagtgcaAATCCTTCTCAGAGTCTTCCCAaagatggaagaggagagaacactccTACTCTCATTTCATGAGGCCGGCATCAccaataccaaagccagacagcAACACTAAAAGAAAACTACGGAGCAATATAATATCCCTGATGGACATAGATGCAGACATTcccaacaaaacattagcaaccAAGTTCAACAGCACATGAAGGCTACACgtcatggtcaagtgggatttgtcCCTGTGGcataaggatggttcaacatatacaATCAATAAATGCGATAGACCACATTAGTGAATGAAGGACAGAAGTCATacgatcatctcagtagatgcagaaaaggtgtttgacaaaatacaacataccttcaaaattaaaaactatccACAAATGGGGTATAGAAGGCATACATCTCAACATAACAAAGGACATACGCAAGTCCACAGTTGGCATCGTACTCGAAGGGGAAAGGtcgaaagcttttcctctaacatcagaaacaaggcaaggatgtccgctctcaccacttccattcaacGTAGCAATAGAGCAATCAAGCAAGACAAAGAAGTAAgaggcatccaaactggaaaggatgAAGTAcaactgtctttgtttgcaggTGATGTAATCTTACATATGGAAAATCCTAACGACTCAACCAAAAAAATGCTGGATCCTGAATGGTCAAAGCAATAcggagaaagaacaaagttgggggtATCACACatcctaatttcaaactatactagaaagctatagtaatccaaacggtatggtactggcataaaaatagacacatagaccagcaaaacaaaaccaagagcccAGAATTCAAGCCTCACGTATACAATCAACTAACATTTGGTAGGGGAGCCAAAAATACGCAGTGGGGAGAGggtagtctcttcaataaatggtgttgggaaaactggatacccatatgcagaagaatgaaattggacccctatctcacaccactcacaaaaatcaattcaaaacgTAGGagagacttaaacataagaccccGCACCATAAAACTCCTCGAAGAAAACAGGGGAAAACTCCTTTGCTTAATCTTGGCAATGAGGTTTTCGGATATGacacaaaaagcattaaaaaggcaaaaataaacaagtgggaaggcatcaagctaaaaagcttctgcgtgGCTGAAGAAACAGTCAACAAGACGAGAAGACAACTTAACCAAacgggagagaatatttgcaaaatggCCGTGCTCTTGCCTGAGATAGGGAAGACTGGCAAGGAATAGGattggaaggggaggggggaattaGTGGggtcatgtaaatatttttgttattagaaATAATATCAAAACTCCAAGAATACTAGAAAGAGCAATCTCATATTCTGACCCTGGTTTGCGAACCCAGTGAGCATCCCAAGAGTGGGGAAGACATTCTCTGCTTCCCAAAGAAGGCATAGAGTCCATAAGTGGGACATGAGGACATAGGACCCCAAGATTCCCACACaatcattgtgattttttttcttacctcctGTTTTCTAGATGACCGCAATAAACGCAGAGCCCCTCCAGGGGGAAAAGGTAAGATAAATTGAAGAATGCTTTTCCAAATTATACCCACCTCATGAGACAGGGGATCCTTTTTGAGTAAAAGGCACAAGAAGCATCTCGATGCATGATTTCTCAATGCGATTGGGAGGATGATTGCCTCTCTTGGGCAATGACTCCTGAGCTCCTCCTGGGTTCATAAAAATCTGATGAGTAGGGCAGCACAAGGTGCATCGTTTGTCATTTTACATAATGAAAACACTATGGTGAAGTTTTGGGAAGAATGGGGATGAGCTTGTGTGTCTGGTTTGGGCAGCACGATCCCTATGCTGTGGAGTCCACGTGCTTTGGGAATATGTTTGACCAAAGGACTTGCTAAAACTTCTAAATTCTCAAACACAGCTGAACATTCAGTTACTTTTCCCTGATGCTGCTTTGCCATGAAGAATTGGCTAAGATTCTATCCTCAGAGATGCCCGTAAAAGGGCTTTTGACATCTTTGGATGAAAAGGGAGCTCATCCAGATTTTAATGgccaaatatataatgtaaattgGCAACTAGGTGCTTACTCGTCTTTAATTTCTGCAACTTGTAACCTCCCTATAAGCTACTCCAAAGAGCCAAAATTGTTCAGGGCTGTCATTAGAGTTGACATTGACataaccagctttttttttttttttttaaggtatctcCCAAAATGTCCTCGCAAAATAAGTAATAgtctttgaaaatgtgtttattcagGATTAGCAGACTTGGGAAATGATTTCTACTCCAGCTTTAAGACCGTAATGCATGCCAGGAATGTTTTCTTGGAGAGATCTGAAATCTGATAGCATCCAGGAGCGTGAAAGGGTCAGAAATAGAGCAGGAAGTGCCAGGGATGGTgtcagaggggaaagaggaagagaaacggTGATTTCGGctcttgagttttctttctttttggttggTACATAACTCACACTCCCTAAATTCACCCTTTTGAAGTATATGACTCAGTGGCATTTTAGTATGTTCGCAAGGCTGTGCAGCCACAGCCACTGTacaattccagaacattctcatcacccccAAATGAAATCGCCAGCCTGTTAAGCggtctctccccatccccatggtggacatttgggttgttcatACCTTTTGGGTATCGCAATAATTCTACCCTGAGCATTGGTGTGCACGTACCTGTTTGAGTCCCCGCTCCCAATTTTTCTTCGGTATCTACCCATGGGTAGAATTGGAAGGGCATATGTTAACtctacatttaactttttgaggaacggCCAAGTTATTTCCTAACGTGGCcgccccattttacattcccaccagtaatgcatGTGGGTTCCAAtatctccatatccttgccaacccttattttccttttattatagaCACCTTAGTGGGTGTCTTCTTAAGATGTGCTTTCTGAGTTCAAATTTATACCGCCGCGATTCTAAACAGAATAAAGCCTTTAAGCTCGGACAGGATGTCCCCAGCCCGCACACGAGGCCAGTCTTCTCTTCTGTGCCTGTGACTTTATTTACGCCCCATGTCAAGCTGTATCCCTTTGCTCGTCTGATTCCTTCACACCAACACCAGAGACGCTTTGTAGTTTATTCTGGCAACTCGTAAACAGGGATGTGAAATTTGGCCAGGATATGTGGACATCTCAGGGTGAGCTCAGATCGATGGGTGTGGGGCCATAGGAAGAGGAAAGTCTTGTAATAGTTTACTTCTCATTTCTAGTGAGCTGCTGTGGGAGAGAAATCTAGGCTAGAGGAAGGTTGAAGCTTCTCTGCGTCCATTCGGGGCCTCGCTAGTCCGGGAAGAGCTGCTCCTGCCCTGTGTCTCACATCCCTGGTGATGCGCTGATAGATTGCTGTGTTTGAGGGTGTGTTGGATTCAGGGCTGCTAGAAGCAGCCTCTCACATAAGTATGAGCGTGGAAACGATATTGTAGAGGGCACAGGGGAAGAAGGCATgagaagaaaaggacaagaacACGAGTGTCTTGCTCAATGCCACGGGAAAGTGCAGGAGATAGAGAAGGTGGCACACACGGGCAGCCAGGGCTTAAGGCAGGAAACCACGATCCAGAGTGCATAAAAACGGCAAAGGGAtctgggggagcagggaaggaggagtaTCAGCATCATCTGCTACAGAGGGAGACAGGTGTGGGCGGGATATCGGGGGAGAAAATAATCATTATCACTGCGATCTCATTATCCTACATGGTGAGTCAGATTCTAGACTGAGCGTTGTAAAGCCAGTACTCGCACCTTCCATCATTATCCAGCTCTGTGAGTCAGGTAttctcaccccacccctctccttccGGCCCCATCTTTATGGAGCTGTAATCgggaaataaaataaggtatttaAAGTGTGCTCCGTGATGGCTGGGAGTACAAGTACGCCGTGAAAGGAATCCCCCcatcaagtgaatgaatgaacctgCCCCTCAcgtactcactttttttttttagtaagaatgcttaagatctctttaagcaaatttcaattatacaatagaGTATCAACTGCTTTCACCATACGATACATTACATGTGCAGAAtttattcacctttttaaaaaattttaatatttatttatttttgtgagagcgagagacagagtgtgagacagggaggggcagagagagagggagacacagaatccgaagcaggctccaggctctgagcggtcagcacagagcccgatgtggggctcgaactcacggactgtgagatcatgacctgagccgaaggcagacgcccaaccaactgcgccacccaggcaccccatgttgtCTTTTATAAGTACTTTTTATTCGCTTCTTTTGAATGCAAACAGAGTCGATGTGTTCAAATTCTGtccaaatttaaaagactgaaaaaaagtactatcaaacaaaaaaattcagttcttatGGTCTTCTGTATAGTAggcattttggaagaaaaattccACACGAAAGATGGTTCTAGTAAGCCTCAGTCAGCAAGAGAACCCTCCTGTGAAAATACTCACTAACTGGTGTGGTTCTGTTTAGAAATAAGACATATCTAGataattcaaaaataatgttCCTGGTAGCCAGGAAATGTTGATTGTAAATTCAAGATCTCACGTAAAGGGAAAACTTCATGTGATTGGCAATAAAATTGCTTATTATGTGCCATTTTAACTTAAAACGGGTATATGTTAGATATTAGATTTAAACAGTTATGAATTTGCATGAACATATTTCTCCTGATTGGCGTTCCCGTTGCCCCAAAAAGTGAATACCAAGGAAAGTAATGTATTTTATGAACTTGAATAATCACTATACACATCCTGGATCACCTCTGGATTTCTCTCAAAACTTGTTgtactctttctccttttttttttttaaagtttttttttttaagtttattcatttttgagaaagagagagagagagacaaagtatgagcgggggaggggcagagagagaaggagacacagaatc
The sequence above is a segment of the Leopardus geoffroyi isolate Oge1 chromosome E2, O.geoffroyi_Oge1_pat1.0, whole genome shotgun sequence genome. Coding sequences within it:
- the LOC123578619 gene encoding V-set and transmembrane domain-containing protein 1-like isoform X1; the encoded protein is MITEFLSLLCLGLSLGFEDEKKNGEFSCIHLICSCIPSFLSDPLNSGRALAVITWKIQTNSEFFPETLTKPYLSALPSPVVEQGHNVTLRCLGHRHNVTFMLGKLQDSGYRQEQRSAGYEAEFLLTHLEPKDAGTYFCAYKTMDSQEWSEESEHLQLEVTDDRNKRRAPPGGKVTISTIAATCSCLSILLLFLSVFLINRCTQHDLSHEESTERTSHSKLPQQEAMGE
- the LOC123578619 gene encoding V-set and transmembrane domain-containing protein 1-like isoform X3, whose amino-acid sequence is MITEFLSLLCLGLSLGFEDEKKNETLTKPYLSALPSPVVEQGHNVTLRCLGHRHNVTFMLGKLQDSGYRQEQRSAGYEAEFLLTHLEPKDAGTYFCAYKTMDSQEWSEESEHLQLEVTDDRNKRRAPPGGKVTISTIAATCSCLSILLLFLSVFLINRCTQHDLSHEESTERTSHSKLPQQEAMGE
- the LOC123578619 gene encoding V-set and transmembrane domain-containing protein 1-like isoform X2, which translates into the protein MITEFLSLLCLGLSLGFEDEKKNGEFSCIHLICSCIPSFLSDPLNSGRALAVITWKIQTNSEFFPETLTKPYLSALPSPVVEQGHNVTLRCLGHRHNVTFMLGKLQDSGYRQEQRSAGYEAEFLLTHLEPKDAGTYFCAYKTMDSQEWSEESEHLQLEVTDDRNKRRAPPGGKVTISTIAATCSCLSILLLFLSVFLINRCTQHDLSHEESTERTSHSKLPQQEAMG